Below is a genomic region from Miscanthus floridulus cultivar M001 chromosome 1, ASM1932011v1, whole genome shotgun sequence.
CATCCTCGGCGTacattttaagtgtttcagatgttttagaggcatgttgcaaatgtttcggATGGATGTTGCAAAGTGAATCGGGATGTTGTAATTGTAcgtgtatgttgcaagcgtatgttcccAACGTTTTATCTGTGTTTTCGGACGTATATTGTAAGTGTGTTTAtccggatgttgtatatgtttcacacgtatgttgcaagtgttttatctaggtgttgcgtatgtttgtaatggttttcaagtgtttttcaggtgttttttcaagtgtttcagaagcatgtttcaagtgtttcatctgtcgtatgttgtatttgaatgtttcaaaagtaggtCGACTGTTGCATATGGGATGCGCGTGTGAAGCGGGAGGAGGCGCGAGCGGTCCCTGTGTATAGCGGCGCAAGCGACGTACGGGCGGCGTGGGCACAGGAAACGCAGGTGCGGGCGGAGGCGTGTTGGCGCGACCTCAAGGCATAGAGTGCAGGCGCGCGTGGGAAAACATAGTGCAGCGCGCTAACACTGCCGAAAATAATAACCACCATGTCCACTCAATTAAGCGGGTTTAATTTTCCTTGCTGAGACATGAAACTTACCATTCTCTTTTTCTCTtttactagtttctttcattctttcttcCCATAGTCGGATGCGCATTCCAATATAATCTGTTTATGCACCACTGCAACACTTGTTCCTCTAAATCATGGAAATGGAGGCTTGTTCAGGATTTATCAACAACTTCCGTGAAGCATTTAGCACTTAATCTTTTGAATATTTGAGCTTATGCCAAAGGCAAATCCAATTCCTTTGGTTTTTGTTGGATGCCGTCTAAATTAGACGACATGCGACTATCAGGAATAGCAAGTTACAgaatttttgtgtgtgtgtgtgtattatATGCTCTAAGCAACAGAATCCTTTGTTTttaaataattttatttttgttgtaaataaatttgaaaaacaAAGAAACTGCAGCCTGTCGATCCGCCTCACGGCTCACTCTTTTACagcaaaaaaggaaaaaagaaaatttACCCGCTGCCCGGCGTCCAGATTCAGCGTACCTATAGAACTCTTTTACACGCTCGGTCGCTCGCCGCGGATCAGAGTCCCAGGAACACGACACCACCGTGTACTCCGTGTAACACGACAAAGTCTGCGCAGAGGCGGCCACACCCTGGCATGCACCGCACCGAGCCGGAGCCCGGATAAGCACGGTAAGGAGTACTCCGTACGGCGGGACGTGGCGACCCGTGTGCCTGCCTTCCTCCACGTAGCCGCGCGGCCGCGCCCCCTCGCCACGTACCAGGGCCCGGCGCTCGTATAAAATGCGCGCCAACTCCGCCTCTGCATGTCAGCTAACCCAAGGGCCAAGGCACCGAAGCACGACGACCCACGAGAGCGAGCACAGTGCCACTTAAACCACGATGGTGAGCGCCAaaatcgtcctcctcctcgccacCCTCCTCTGCGCCGGCGCCGCGCTCGCGTCGTCCTGGGAGGACCACGACCACGGCCACGGGGGCCACAAGTCCTGGCGGTGCGCGCGGCGGTGCGAGGACAGTCCCTGGCACCAGCGCGCCCGGTGCGTGGAGCAGTGCAGGGAGGAGGAGCGAGAGAAGCAGCAGGAGGAGCGGGGCGGCAggcacgagcacgagcacgaccGCCGTGACGACCGGCGCGGCGAGGGCTCGTCGGGAGACGAGCGTGAGCAGGAGCAGGGCCGGCGGCCGTACGTGTTCGACCGGCGCAGCTTCCGCCGCGTCGTCCGGAGCGAGCAGGGGTCCGTGAGGGCGCTCCGGCCGTTCCACGAGGTGTCCAAGCTCCTCCGCGGCATCCGGAACTACCGCGTGGCGGTCCTGGAGGCGAACCCGCGCTCGTTCGTAGTGCCCAGCCACACCGACGCGCACTGCATCGGCTACGTCGTGCAAGGTACGCCGGTGACCGTGATCGAGGACGCCGTCGTGTACGTTTGTTGGTGTGCTTAGCTGATCGACTGGATTTCATTGGTTGCTAGGCGAGGGAGTGGTGACGACGATCGAGAACGGCGAGAGGCGGTCGTACACCATCAAGGAAGGCCACATCTTCGTGGCGCCGGCCGGGGCCATCACCTACCTGGCCAACACCGACGGCCGGAAGAAACTGGTCATCGCCAAGATCCTCCACACCATATCCGTGCCTGGCGAGTTCCAGGTAATTATTATTAAGCTCTAAACAAGACATCATGGATTGTTGCATAACCCAATCGACTGACgtgtcattttttttttttttggcagttCTTCTTCGGCCCCGGCGGGAGGAACCCGGAATCGTTCCTGTCGAGCTTCAGCAAGAGCATCCAAAGAGCTGCTTACAAGGTACGTAGTACACACATGACATACATGTCTTACATGTGCAGCAACGAAGTGTCGACCTGTGTGTGTGCTCACTGCTCACATCGCGTTCATGTCGCAGACCTCAAGCGACCGGCTGGAGAGGCTGTTCGGGAAGCGCGGGCAGGACAAGGGGGTCATCGTGCGCGCCACGGAGGAGCAGATCCGCGAGCTGCAGCGCCACGCCTCGGAGGGCGGCCACGGCCCGCACTGGCCCCTGCCGCCGTTCGGCGAGTCGCACGGCCCCTACAGCCTCCTGGACCAGCGGCCCAGCATCGGCAACCAGCACGGGCAGCTCTACGAGGCCGACGCGCGCAGCTTccacgacctcgccgaccacgacGTCAGCGTCTCCTTCACCAACATCACCGCGGTGCGTGCGCGCGTGCGCCCCCTCTAAATTAACCGTTGCTAGGCTAGCTTGTGCTTGCGATTTTGATGAGCACTTCGTTACAGGGTTCCATGAGCGCGCCATTGTTCAACACCCGTTCGTTCAAGATCAGCTACGTGGCGAAAGGCGAAGGGTCCGCCGAGATCGTGTGCCCGCACCACCACCAGTCGCAGGGCGGCGAGGGCGAGCGCGGCAAGGGCAGGCGGAGgagcgaagaagaagaaggatccgaggaggaggaggaagctggGCAGGGGTACCACACCATCCGGGCGCGGCTGTCGCCGGGCACGGCGTTCGTGGTGCCCGTGGGCCACCCGTTTGTCGCGGTGGCGTCCCGGGACAGCAACCTCGAGCTCGTGTGCTTCGAGATCCACGCCGAGAAGAACGAGAAGGTGTTCCTGGCCGGCGCCGACAACGTGCTCAAGAAGCTGGACCGCGTGGCCAAGGCGCTGTCGTTCGCGGCCAAGGCGGAGGAGGTGGACGAGGTGCTCGGCGCCCGGCGCGA
It encodes:
- the LOC136473648 gene encoding globulin-1 S allele-like translates to MVSAKIVLLLATLLCAGAALASSWEDHDHGHGGHKSWRCARRCEDSPWHQRARCVEQCREEEREKQQEERGGRHEHEHDRRDDRRGEGSSGDEREQEQGRRPYVFDRRSFRRVVRSEQGSVRALRPFHEVSKLLRGIRNYRVAVLEANPRSFVVPSHTDAHCIGYVVQGEGVVTTIENGERRSYTIKEGHIFVAPAGAITYLANTDGRKKLVIAKILHTISVPGEFQFFFGPGGRNPESFLSSFSKSIQRAAYKTSSDRLERLFGKRGQDKGVIVRATEEQIRELQRHASEGGHGPHWPLPPFGESHGPYSLLDQRPSIGNQHGQLYEADARSFHDLADHDVSVSFTNITAGSMSAPLFNTRSFKISYVAKGEGSAEIVCPHHHQSQGGEGERGKGRRRSEEEEGSEEEEEAGQGYHTIRARLSPGTAFVVPVGHPFVAVASRDSNLELVCFEIHAEKNEKVFLAGADNVLKKLDRVAKALSFAAKAEEVDEVLGARREKGFLPGPEEEQEEERGGRHGGREEREQEEERERRHGGREEREKEEERHGRHGGREEREQEEREGRHGGRGRREEVVETLLRMATARM